The nucleotide window GGAAATCCTAATCCGGAGGGTATCCTTTTCCGTaattttgaatcatattattactgATTTATTGACACTGCATAGGGAATAACAACAACCCCACACAcatctctctactctctctctctcgcgccCTCTCTCTCCATTGTTAGATAAAATAAGCCATAACAGCGTCGTAATAATACGGTTTAgtgacattttttatttatttatgaacagtatttataatatttaagaAATTGTCTATGTTTTTGttgaaatattcaaaaaattaagGATCAATATGAAAAAGCGTTGAAATGCAGACTTCATCTTATATCAACGAGATATAAATCAATCAATATTGATGATATTTACTGATTCACCACAAAAAAATTTGTCAGAACCTATTGcaaattttgaacttttgaatttttttgagaAACTTTCTTTAATTTCGACTAAATCTAAATAAATTGATATACCTAATTAAGAATTTCCATAATTTCTGTTGAAGGCaactaataaaaatatcaatatatatatatatatatattcataaatttgcatattaatattttaaataaataaggttttatgttcgattctccCTAAATGCAAATTCGAACCAAGTTATTATAGCTAGCTTATTGTAAAGTTTAGCCCACTTCTCCAACCCTTGGTatatataatattgtttgtattaAAATCACTAAGGGCCTTTTGAGAAAGAACCTGAAATAACTAAAAGAGGTTTTTGAAAGCTAAAAGCGCTTatattttagggtaaattacatagtagcccctcaggtttgaggtctattacaacctcatacaacatctttaaaacatttcactttcatacctcacgttctattttatttcaaaataatacatccgttacattttccatccattgatccgttaagtgctgacgtggctgccacatttgtgccacgtggctgccaaatgtgtgccacgtggcaaaaataataattttttaattttttttttaaaacctgaatcttctaaattaaaaaagaaaaaaaaaagaggcaaaaggcaaccaaaacaaaacctaacccATAACCCAACTTCCCCCGACCCAACTCCCTCTCCTCCACCATCTTCAACTCCCCCGcaacccccaccccacccccacctcccccgTAACCCCCAACTTCCCCCGacccacctccctctcctccaccaTCTTCAACTCCCCCGcaacccccaccccacccccacctcccccgTAACCCCCCACCTTCTCCCTCTCATCCCTCTTCACTTCCCCGACCTTCGTCCTCTCCCGTCACCACCAAAACCTCAAGTTCTCCCTCTCCGTCACTTTCCCCGACCGCGGACAGGAATTGAGGGCTTGGGTCCATGGTGGTTTGTGGCCATCACCGACCTTTGAGTACGACACCGGCTTGTTCCACTCCAACGTATGGGCATGGGGGATCGACGAAACGCAGTGCACGACAACGAGGCCAAAATTGGAGGCGAGCTTTGGATTTTGAGATATAGGTTTTATTTTGGTGCAGGGGTTTTTAAAATCCGCGTTGGGAAGCTTGCAGATGTTGTGGAGTTACTGGAGAAAAAGCTGGGGAGAATAAGATGTGGGTTGGTATTTCACGAATTCATGGCGTCGCACATCCAAATGCGCCGTGGATTATGGCGTCGCAGGGTAGGCAGAGAATGAATTGGGAGGAGGAGATCTTGCAGGAGTCGCAGAGCTTGGAGGGAGGAGAGGGAAGGGACGAAGGTTGGGGAAGATGGGTTGCTGACGAGTTTGCGATGGTGTGGGGGGGGGTTTGCGGGGAAGTCGGCCGTGGAGAGAATGGATGAAGGGTTGTTTGTGGGTTGCAGGGGTGGGGCGATGGGGTGTTAgggttttgcttttttttttttttttgaaatttttttaatttagaagatttaggtttttaaaaaaaattaaaaattttttttttgccacatgacacacatttggcaaccacgtggcacaaatgtggcagccacgtcagcacttaacggatcaatggatggaaaatgtaacggatgtattattttgaaataaaatagaacgtgaggtatgaaagtgaaatgttttaaagatgtatgaggttgtaatagacctcaaacctaaggggctactatgtaatttaccctatattttatataagttttaTCTAAGAAGCACTGGTCAAATGCTTTTCTAGGAAGCACTTCGAAGTGCTATCCGGTTGGAATTTTAGTAAAATTTCAAGGTATCAATAAACACTTTTTGCATATGCCCTTACGAGCATAAGTAATTCATCGAGAATCagaataattttatttcatcCAACATCCATTTTGGGTAAAGAAACATGCTatacaaatttgaaaaaaatctcGCTATAAGACTGCTACTATATAATATCTCAAATTACAATATATAAATCCAATTTATCCTCGCAACTGTAACATGTTCGACTTCAGAATATGAAATATTCCCTCTTTAAGTAAAAACAACTGGAATAATATATGCAAAAGTGCTTATTAGGGGGAACACCGGGATATTCCAAACAACGCAACCGCACCCATCTCTACAATTTGTTCGGGGATGAGATGGGGAGGAGATTTACAGAAGATCATGCCAAAGAACGAATGCTTATCTCTAATCCGACTAAAATATGAAGACCACGCTGTCGTGAACTCGGGACTTCTGGTTCTGAGCCACACACTCCGATATCCACATCAGATTTCTAATCTCCTGCTCCCTCAACCTCATGTATGCAAAGAAAACACCGTAATGGAACTGCAGGTCGGAGGGAGAAACAAAAGTGTTCAGTGACTGAATGGAGAGGAGACCCAAAGAAAAGTGAACCAGAATACGAAATAGACGTGGCTGCAAAGTAACTGCAATACAAACCTGTTGCTCAAATGCCAGGCAAAGCCTTTTCACCTCCTCTTCATAAAATGCCTTGTCAAGCAGCTGGCTCTCGCCATAGGATAGCTTTGAAAAAATAGACTGATAAGGAGGATATTTTTCCATGCAACCACGGACCTTCAACAAACAAGTTGTCAGCTTAGGCGAAACCGATACTAATATGTGAGAACGTTAAGTAAAGAGATAAGGTAATCAACTGATATTAGCATGTAACAGAATCTAGACCAGTGAACCCGAACAATgtcataaaattttaatttactcCGTCTTGCCCCAAATTAGCAGACAGCCTTCACAAGAAGATGGAGCAATAATTCAAGTATCATTTTGGGCAagaaataaaactaattgaAGCACACAGCATACCTGATCAATGTCCTCACAAACAGCAAGTTCCTCGTGGCCATAGGGATAGCTGGACAAAATATGCAAACAGTTGTCAGCGTCGTCAATCCAAAATATAACATAACTTACAAGTCATCAACAAATCATTATGGCCGAAGAACTTACAGTAAACCAAAGCTAGAGTACAACTTCCTGCGATCGTCTCGAGTAAGCTCAGTTCCGATACTGCAGGGTGTGAACAAACAGCATGAGGCCATTAAAAGAAGAATGGTTAAGACCTCTGAAAATACGACATAAAGAAAACTTGTTGGCACCTCAACATTAACTTACCTGTTTATTGTAATATTGACAGCCCTTCTGTCAGCCTCAAAAGCAAGTAAGTCAGACATAATCTCTGCTGTGGCACCACCTAGTTTCTGTCCATAAGACCAAAAGCAAAtttatgagaaaaaaaaaaatacaaaatatgtAAATGAAAAACTTGACAGATTGAAATATATAAATACTCTCGAGTTTGAAATCAAAAGTTACCTGACAAAACCTGTAAAAGTCTTCAAGATATGCCTTGTAAAGAGTGTTCCTCATTATTTCAATGTTCATGTCATCCAGGTCCTGAAAACAAGAATGATGAATAAAAAATCAGATACCTACCACAACAATTGAATACTAACCCATTGGAAAATAATAGTATAGGGTCACTAAATCATACATCGGATGTAATACATTCAGAAAAGTAGGGAGCAAGCGGTGTGTCAACAAGCACCAATCTGTAAAGCTCCCGCATATTCTGTGCAACCGCCAGGGTGGCAATGCTGATGAGAAAAACATGAACGAGATGAGATTTTATAAGAACGTCAAAGTCGTAGAAAACACTTACGAGTGAAAAggataaataaaagaaaatggaatACATAGCTCTATGAAAATGACAATACCTGTCAAACATGCCCAAGGGGTGGCATTTTTCCAACAGTTCCTGAACATCTCTCTCATGCAAGGTTCCAGTAACAATCAGGACAACATTGTCTATCATGTGACCATATCTGGAGGAAGATAAGAAACATTAAATAAATTCCCAGTTACAGCTAAAATTTTACTGATGAATACCTATATAATTAAGGTTGTAATTTTCCCACGTCATAAGATCCTCCTGCCTTGCCGGAACAATGGCCTATTGTGATATGCTGACTAGTGAGTACTGGGCCAGCCTAAAGCCTAAATCACGTTTAGGTTTCGACATCTTTTCTCGTAttctaataaataaaattcaaattacCAAACCGGAAATAAGGCAGGTACATACGTAATATACTCCAAAAAGGTTGACAAAGGTTCTGTAGCTTGGCATAGCATGTGCTTATACTCATCAACCAATTTAAGAGTGCACTTCTCCACAATTGTAGTTGTATGCAACGGGGAAGGTTCTGCAAGAAAATCCTTCAGATAAGCAAAGAACAATAATAGACCAGACAAGAGAGACCAATATATGGGCTTAAAAGTTAAAATGATCATGCACGTATAAATGTACGCTAGTATCAAAATCTCACCTGCTACCTTATGTCCCACATGTTATCCAAATTATTACTAGTACATCATTAAATTAACCAATTTTTTAACTAAACTTTAAACTATGATAACATGTATAAAGGAGGGACAATCATAAGATCTATTCGTTTCCCAGTAAGTTTAGCATATTGTTTCCTCTTCGGTTCCGCATTTACACAGTTCCTATCACGAACGTAATACTGGAATACTTTAATTGTCATGGTTAAATACAACTAGAGAAATACAGAGTGACATATCAACTCCACTCTAAATCACTTAAACATAAAGATCTATTTCAATCCATGACAGAAAAGTTTGATCTATTTCAATCCATGACAGGAAAGTATCAAACTTTCGACGTGGTTTTAACATTTTATTGAACAGTTAACctaaaaattcaaattgaaaTCCATCCTTAATGCAACCTAATATATTCACCTAGTGGCAGAATTTGCGCATTAAAAATTCACAACTTTTATAAGTCACTAAGATTTCGATCACGAAATGTTTCTCTTACTAATGCTAAATCAATGGAAACATCTTGAAATTTAAGCCCTAATTCAACCTAAATTTCAGATCGAAGGGCTGATTACTCCAGAACCCACGTCTTAATTTAATCATACGATCCAAAATTCAGTTCCCAATTGTGTTCATTTCCTCCATAAACAAACAGAAAGCTCAACGAAATGAAGACATTACAAAGAGATGCATACAAAACGCACCGTTTTGGAGGTAGGGGCCGTACTCAGTGGCAGAAAGGTGCATCTTGATATCATCGAGGGTCTCGCACTGGCACAAATTGTTGTAATCGGCGGCCGTGAGGAGGCCGGAGCGGTGTCCCCGCACTATGGCCTCCAAGTACCCGCCGTGAATGTTGAAGGTCATCGCTTCGAAGCCGTACATTTTCGCTAAAATTTACGCGATCTGCCACTGCCGATCCGAAAAATTGATGGCGTTGCGGGAGAGAAAAAGGGGACGATCAGGGAACCAGAAACCCCCTTCTGCAGCGAAATCTATGGAAACCCTAGCGATTTGCAGACGGAAGCTGAAATCTGGAAATTTGCAGGTTTAAAGAGGGAGAGACGATGACTGGCGATGAGAGCTGGAATGGACTATTAGCGGTTGTCAAATTACGCGGTTGCCCCTTTTGTTTTGCGTAATTGCCTAAAACCCTTTTCGCTCTGGCGGGTAATATTTTGGGGCTTCGTTTCCCGTGGATTTATTGGGCCTAAAGTAACTCAGCCTGGTTGTCCGCCTTAGATGAGCGCAATCAGTAGGCCCAAGTAGTTTTCTTAAGAACATTGAATGGCCCAGTTCGGCCCAAGTCCAGAAATGTAGAAGTCTAAAAGTAATTCCCAAATAACAGTTTGACGTGTGTGcataatctttttctttttaaggtGAAGTGCACGAGTTATTTCTAGGCAACTCAGAAGTGACTCAAGCACTGCTCAGTATGTAATTGTGTCACGCTATGATCTCGTGTGAGCTATTGACCAAGCAATGCTTGTTTCTGTATGTATCTGACTGTGATTGGTCGTTAAATAGTCAAATATAAATTTGAAGATATGAGATTAGGATGGCTAACGTTATTGTACTAGTAAgttaggctttttagccaaatggTGCTTGAAATTGACATAGTTCCTCACTTTGATGcttgagatttaaaattaatataagtcgaccctaagattgtccacagtcaatcattttgatcattctatGAGAAATCTCTGTTAAATTGAGATCAACCCTCTCTCTGTTAACTTATGCCTTTAATCCTCTTCAATGCCTTAAattcgacggtcgaaaattaaaaagtatgagcgaaagataaaaataaatgtgtagaTAAGAACCACATAAAGTATATTTCCGAACCGTAATACCGGTCGAATTCGAATACCGGGTTTAAAGGTaactaattatattttaatgataaCAAAGCTTGCTTAGCGTTGTCTGGTATCTTAAAACAAAGTACACATCATCCAATAGGATATCgtattaaaattaaaagtggCGTTCTCTCGCTTTTGATGTCAaaacctttctttttctttccctttggcCACTTGCAGGGGCCACGTAAAACCAAACGACCACGTGACCTACGGGATTTTCCGTGTGGAACCCTTCAGCCGGATTTCATTCGCCACGTGACCAATGTGCGCCATTATTCAAAGTCGTTTGCCATATCATTGGGTAGGTGTCTACCACATCCAAACCGTATGTAAAGATCATATACCTTTTTTAATACCAAATAAAAGGATATATACGAAAAATGGTGCCCGAATCATATTTTTGAACCAGTATTTGACGGGTGATATGTAAATGTCATGTCAATTAACGAGTTTATTCATAAAATGTTGATTATATGTATAATTTGTTACATGATTAACTACATTGAAATATTTGAGAATTCTAGagaaaacgaagaagaaaaaaatgaacagcgaaaaggataaagagagagagagagagagagagagggagggagcaTTTAGAGAGGCAAATGAGACTTATGTATTAACTGATAAAATTACGTACTAATTACATTGGTCAGTTGTAGTTCCTAATATACCGAACACAGTACCAACTTACTTGCAACTAAGTAACCAACTAACGAATCACTTAACAACACAACAAATATTCTAACAACTTTAGTTGACGTGATAGTGCTTATATGACAACCAATGATCAAGAGACATTTGTCTCCAATTACGTGGTACACAAATGTAATCTTCttaaaattacttgacacataTTACATATCAGAATCTCATTCGCAGTTTTGAGCCGTAGAAGGAATTGTGTGATCCCATAAGTAAACCAAATGAAACTGCGAACATATGGAATCACCAGATGGCATCTTGTATAACGTTGGAGTCTCAAATATTGTGATAGGGATGACAGAGGAGGCGTGGAGCTACATATCGGATGCTGTGGTCATTGCTTACGACATAAACTGATATAACTGTCGtttgaaataaaaaactgaTATAACTGCCGCCCCTAAATACGTAGAGCTGGTGGTGCTTGTCGTTTATCATTTATTCCTTCCGTTGAGGGTCTCATTTCTTCCTAGGTTCAACAGGCATGGCACCATGCTCATGCAGCTCAGCAAAGGATTTATGTTTCGGATATCCCACTTGAAAAATTACGAATTGATTATATATATGAGAACGGATTTGtggcatcatttttttttacatacttTTTTATACATGTTTTTGTGAGACTCATTTCGTAATATATTTCAAAGATTCGAACCATCTATTTCTTATGTTTTCCCTCGAAGATCATATCTAACCGAAACCATCCAAATATGAAATCATATGAACGTTGCATTAAGGGTTTAGAGTTTCTTTGTCAAATCATATTAattcattttcttcactacaaatgaaagttttaatggttttggatttttctAATTCGTTGCAAAGATGATTTATCAATGATGTTCTAAAAGTTCGACTGATTAAActgttaaaatacattacaaaatAGCTTCCCaaaaacatacataaacaattttctaaaaataataatgCTACGAATCCGCCATATATAAAATGCACAATAACATGCACGTTCATTTTTTATTCGTAGCTTAAGAATGCACAATAACATATTTCAAGAACTTTTGTTTTCCTATAATCAAGCAAACCAATACAAATGGTTTACTACTTTCTTTCtcttattaattaattactcaCCTCATACTTCATGCTTACGTTTATTGAGAAATTATAATCTGCTATTGAAAAACGAGATACTTCGGATGTGGTCCCTAATCTTTaatattctttgactaaaaccttaatggtatccaaagtttgatcaaagtcccttgactttgtacacctcattatattacaattaatatttatatttttatagatttgactttaattatttgatattttatgagatttataatcctataaatttaaaatccctcattataatactactATAagcggttacaataaaaaaattcaaacattttgattgaataaatggataaaaactatgtaaaaataagaaataatagatggcaaaagaatgtatccatagtgttaaaaaatttggtacattttacaaaaaaaattggtacatttcacatataacaaagtggtacattaataaacaagaatgggtacattataaataaattaggctacatataaaagattaaaaaaatatgagtacagatgaattttaaaaaatataggcgctaaaagaaattaatacatgggtacaaaaataaaactaaaaaaaaaatactacaaatttaaaaaaaaatgttgcaaattaaaagtgggtacacattaaaaatataaatatatgatacaaagtttaggcataaaacataaatataccatatgtaatttttctatcattgattaaatatattaTGTCACGTGTCGGTATAcaaatgggtacaaacacaaataaaacgttaaaaaatagggaactttaatgaaaagcacccggtactgttcactttaacgaaaaaccatatttttacactaaaaagtcaatcatggtactattcactttaccctttattttgtccttatcattaaaactcaaagttttcaaacccttttcattagttttccttaaaaaatatgggcacaaaaagaaactaatatatgggtacaaattaaaaatgaaaaaaaaattggtacaaattaaaaatgaaaaaaaa belongs to Malus sylvestris chromosome 17, drMalSylv7.2, whole genome shotgun sequence and includes:
- the LOC126611670 gene encoding V-type proton ATPase subunit d2-like, with the translated sequence MYGFEAMTFNIHGGYLEAIVRGHRSGLLTAADYNNLCQCETLDDIKMHLSATEYGPYLQNEPSPLHTTTIVEKCTLKLVDEYKHMLCQATEPLSTFLEYITYGHMIDNVVLIVTGTLHERDVQELLEKCHPLGMFDSIATLAVAQNMRELYRLVLVDTPLAPYFSECITSDDLDDMNIEIMRNTLYKAYLEDFYRFCQKLGGATAEIMSDLLAFEADRRAVNITINSIGTELTRDDRRKLYSSFGLLYPYGHEELAVCEDIDQVRGCMEKYPPYQSIFSKLSYGESQLLDKAFYEEEVKRLCLAFEQQFHYGVFFAYMRLREQEIRNLMWISECVAQNQKSRVHDSVVFIF